The following proteins come from a genomic window of Aspergillus oryzae RIB40 DNA, chromosome 4:
- a CDS encoding histone H4 (histone H4) produces MSGRGKGGKGLGKGGAKRHRKILRDNIQGITKPAIRRLARRGGVKRISAMIYEETRGVLKTFLEGVIRDAVTYTEHAKRKTVTSLDVVYALKRQGRTLYGFGG; encoded by the exons ATGTCTGGCC gtggaaagggtggaaagggtCTCGGAAAGGGTGGCGCCAAGCGTCACCGCAAGATCTTGCGTGACAACATCCAGGGTATCACTAAGCCCGCTATCCGTCGTCTTGCTCGTCGTGGTGGTGTCAAGCGTATCTCTGCCATGATCTACGAGGAGACCCGTGGTGTCCTCAAGACCTTCCTTGAGGGTGTCATCCGTGACGCTGTCACCTACACTGAGCACGCCAAGCGCAAGACCGTCACTTCTCTTGACGTCGTCTATGCCCTCAAGCGTCAAGGAC GTACCCTCTACGGTTTCGGTGGTTaa
- the hhtA gene encoding histone H3 (histones H3 and H4), translating to MARTKQTARKSTGGKAPRKQLASKAARKAAPSTGGVKKPHRYKPGTVALREIRRYQKSTELLIRKLPFQRLVREIAQDFKSDLRFQSSAIGALQESVEAYLVSLFEDTNLCAIHAKRVTIQSKDIQLARRLRGERS from the exons ATGGCCAGAACTAAGCAGACTGCCC GTAAGTCCACTGGTGGCAAGGCCCCTCGTAAGCAGCTCGCCTCCAAGGCCGCCCGTAAGGCTGCTCCCTCTACCGGAGGTGTCAAGAAGCCTCACCGTTACAAGCCTG GTACCGTCGCTCTCCGTGAGATCCGTCGCTACCAGAAGTCCACCGAGCTTCTGATCCGCAAGCTCCCCTTCCAGCGTCTGGTCCGTGAAATCGCCCAGGATTTCAAGTCCGACCTCCGTTTCCAGTCCTCCGCCATCGGTGCTCTCCAGGAGTCCGTTGAGGCCTACCTCGTCTCTCTTTTCGAGGACACCAACCTCTGCGCCATCCACGCCAAGCGTGTTACCATCCAGTCCAAGGACATCCAGCTCGCCCGCCGTCTCCGTGGTGAGCGCTCTTAG